CATCTGCTGCCAGAACTGCACGCTGGCCCAGTTGACCGTGTTGGCCTGCACTGAAAGGTGCACCGGCATGTGCGCGAAGTGCTGGCGCACCAGCATGATCAGGCCAGGGTCGGACATGATCAGTGCATCCGGCGCCATGTCGATCACCGGGGCCAGGTCTTTGAGGAAGGTCTTGAGCTTGGCGTTGTGCGGGGCGATGTTGACAACAACGTAAAAGCGCTTGCCCAGGCTGTGTGCCTCCTGGATGCCCAAGGCCAGGTTGGTGTGGTCGAATTCGTTGTTGCGCACCCGCAGGCTGTAGCGCGGCTGCCCGGCATAAACCGCGTCGGCACCGTAGGCAAAGGCGTAGCGCATGGTTTTCAGGGTGCCGGCGGGGGCCAGCAATTCGGGCTTGGCGGGAAGGGTCATGGGTGCACCGGGGCAAAAGCGCGGATGCTAAGGCGTGGCGACGGGTGGCGTGTTGATCTGAATCAAGGGCACAGCGGCACTTTTGCTGTGATGGCGCGCACTAATATCCATGACACTCAAGGAACTGCCATGAACGAAGCCGCTTTACAGAACAGAGCCCTCGCCGTGTTGCTGGCGCTGGTTTCGATAGCTTTTGCCTGGATACTGCTACCGTATTACGGCGCAATCTTCTGGGCGGTGATTCTCGGTATCCTGTTTGCGCCCTTGCAGCGCCACCTGCTGATCCGCTTTGGCCGGCGCCGCAACCTGGCGGCGGCCACCACGCTGCTGGTGTGCCTGCTGGTGGCCATTTTGCCGGTCATCATCACCAGCGCACTGTTGGTGCAGGAGGGGGCCACGTTGTACCAGCGCATCGAAAGCGGGCAGCTGGACATTGCCGGTTATGTGGAGCGAGGCAAAGACATGCTGCCGGCGTTCGCCCAGCATGGCCTGGACAGCGTGGGCATGGGCAACCTCGACGGGCTGCGCGAAAAGATCATGAAATGGGCCACCCAAGGCAGCCAGGTGCTGGCCAGCCAGGCGTACAGCTTTGGCCAGGGCACGTTCGAGTTTCTGGTCAGCTTTGGCATCATGATGTACCTGTTGTTCTTCTTTTTACGCGAAGGCCCGGAACTGGCGCGGCGTGTGCGGTTGGCGGTGCCACTGCCGGAGCATCAGAAGCGCCGCCTTCAGCTGAAGTTCAACCGCGTCGTGCGGGCGACGGTGAAGGGCAATGTGCTGGTGGCCATTACCCAGGGGGCGCTGGGCGGGTTCATCTTCTGGGTGCTGGATATCCCCAGCGCGCTGGTGTGGGCGGTGCTGATGGCGTTTCTTTCGCTGCTGCCGGCGGTGGGGGCGGGTATCGTCTGGGCGCCGGTGGCGGCTTACTTCGTGCTGACCGGCGCGCTGTGGCAGGGGATTATCCTGACGGCCTTCGGCGTGCTGGTGATTGGCCTGGTGGACAACGTGCTGCGGCCGATCCTGGTGGGCAAGGACACGCGGATGCCGGATTACCTGATCCTGGTGTCCACCCTGGGCGGGTTGGCGGTGTTTGGGCTGAATGGCTTTGTGATCGGGCCGTTGATTGCGGCGTTGTTCATTTCGAGTTGGGGTATTTTTGCGGCGACCAAGCCGCAGGTGCAGTTGCCTTCGTGAAATATTGGCGCCGCATCGCGGATAAATCCGCTCCTACAGCGCCTGTGTAGGAGCGGATTTATCCGCGATGCGGCGCGCAGCGGCGCTCGATCCCCCAAACCTACCGAAAACTATACGAAACCCCCGCATACACCCCAAAACTCTCCCCAGGCGTAGACCGCGCAACATCCTGCCCCGCATCGTCATACCCCGGCGTCACCGTCGCCGCATAACGCTTGTTGGTCAGGTTGCGCAAATCCAGCCAGGTTTGCCAATCCTGCTTCGGCGAGTTCCAGCCCAGCCGCGCACCTAGCAGGGCATACGCGTCGGCGTGGTAGCTGTTGGCGTAGTCCACCTGCACCTTCGACGCCATCTGCGTGTTGACCCCGGCATAGAGCCCACTCGGCCAGTCGTAGCGCAGTTCGGCCTGGTAGTAATGCATGGGGATGCCCGGCAAGCGGTTGTCGCCGAACTCATCATCGTCCCGGTAGTGGAAGTCGCTGAAGGTATACGCCTGGCGCAGGCTCAACTTGCCGGTGCCGGGGCGTTCCCACAAGGTGCTGTCCAACCCGGCTTCCACCCCCTGGTGCACGGTGGCGCTGGCGTTGAACTCCTTGGCCGGCAGGCCT
The genomic region above belongs to Pseudomonas sp. PSKL.D1 and contains:
- a CDS encoding AI-2E family transporter — encoded protein: MNEAALQNRALAVLLALVSIAFAWILLPYYGAIFWAVILGILFAPLQRHLLIRFGRRRNLAAATTLLVCLLVAILPVIITSALLVQEGATLYQRIESGQLDIAGYVERGKDMLPAFAQHGLDSVGMGNLDGLREKIMKWATQGSQVLASQAYSFGQGTFEFLVSFGIMMYLLFFFLREGPELARRVRLAVPLPEHQKRRLQLKFNRVVRATVKGNVLVAITQGALGGFIFWVLDIPSALVWAVLMAFLSLLPAVGAGIVWAPVAAYFVLTGALWQGIILTAFGVLVIGLVDNVLRPILVGKDTRMPDYLILVSTLGGLAVFGLNGFVIGPLIAALFISSWGIFAATKPQVQLPS